One Acinetobacter colistiniresistens DNA segment encodes these proteins:
- a CDS encoding nucleobase:cation symporter-2 family protein produces the protein MQQDNLDREAHGSAEHQYLGMNKNLIYGLQHVLTMYGGIIAPPLIIGAAAGLQASEIGLLVAAALFVGGIATVLQTVGFKHFGAKLPIVQGVSFAGVATILAIVTTGGGLASAFGAVIVASIIGLLLTPFFAKIIRFFPPVVTGCVITMIGISLTPVAIRWIMGGNPKAENWGDPANVGLALMTLAIVIIFSMLRSQILRRLAILIAIVLGTVLAYFAGFTDFSNVGSGSIFALPSFFRFGFPVFEFSAILSMVIVTLVVMTETTADIIAIGEIVGSKVDSKRIGDGLRADMLSSAISPIFGSFMQTAFAQNVGLVAITGIKSRFVVATAGGILIVLGLLPIVGRLVASIPMPVLGGAGIVLFGTVAASGIRTLAKVDYNEHKNLIIVATSLGIGMIPIVNHEFYAQFPVSVQMLLHSGISSTCITAILLNIIFNHLPFTKKSMQVASLPLNSGH, from the coding sequence ATGCAGCAAGACAACCTAGACCGTGAGGCTCACGGATCAGCAGAACATCAATATTTAGGCATGAACAAAAACCTCATTTATGGTTTGCAGCATGTCTTGACCATGTATGGCGGTATCATTGCACCGCCATTAATTATTGGTGCTGCGGCAGGCTTGCAGGCCTCTGAAATTGGACTATTGGTGGCGGCGGCATTATTTGTTGGGGGAATTGCCACCGTTTTGCAAACTGTTGGTTTTAAGCATTTCGGCGCAAAATTGCCGATTGTTCAAGGGGTCTCTTTCGCAGGTGTCGCCACCATTCTAGCCATTGTGACCACAGGCGGTGGCTTGGCCTCGGCGTTTGGTGCTGTGATTGTGGCATCGATTATTGGCCTGTTGCTCACACCATTTTTCGCAAAAATTATCCGTTTCTTTCCACCCGTGGTGACGGGTTGTGTGATTACCATGATCGGTATTTCGCTAACACCAGTGGCAATTCGCTGGATTATGGGCGGCAATCCAAAAGCTGAAAACTGGGGTGATCCAGCCAATGTTGGTTTGGCATTGATGACCTTGGCGATTGTGATTATTTTTAGTATGTTGCGGAGTCAGATCTTACGTCGGCTTGCGATTTTGATTGCCATTGTGCTGGGAACTGTACTGGCTTATTTTGCAGGATTCACTGATTTTTCCAATGTCGGTTCAGGTTCTATTTTTGCATTGCCGAGCTTTTTCCGCTTCGGTTTTCCTGTCTTTGAGTTTTCTGCCATTCTGTCCATGGTGATTGTGACATTGGTGGTGATGACGGAAACCACTGCAGATATTATTGCGATTGGTGAAATTGTTGGCAGCAAAGTCGATTCCAAACGTATTGGGGATGGTTTACGTGCAGACATGCTATCGAGTGCAATTTCACCGATCTTCGGCTCATTTATGCAAACGGCATTTGCACAGAATGTTGGACTGGTGGCGATTACTGGAATTAAAAGCCGATTTGTGGTGGCAACGGCAGGGGGAATCCTGATTGTTTTAGGTTTACTACCGATTGTCGGGCGCTTAGTCGCATCGATTCCGATGCCAGTATTAGGCGGAGCGGGGATTGTCCTGTTTGGAACGGTCGCAGCCAGTGGAATTCGCACTTTAGCAAAAGTGGATTATAACGAGCATAAGAATCTGATCATTGTCGCAACCTCATTGGGGATCGGCATGATTCCAATTGTAAACCATGAATTTTATGCGCAGTTCCCTGTTTCTGTGCAGATGTTATTACACTCTGGTATTAGTTCAACCTGTATTACAGCAATTCTACTTAACATCATTTTCAATCATCTTCCATTCACTAAAAAATCAATGCAAGTAGCCAGCTTGCCCTTGAATTCAGGGCATTGA
- the uraH gene encoding hydroxyisourate hydrolase → MAGISTHILNASLGQPATKVLVKLLQQVDQNYMLLDQQYTDADGRIKTFNIEVFAQSNYQLIFEVADYFQALNTESFYPRVCIDFKVADIQQHYHVPLLISPFSYSTYRGS, encoded by the coding sequence ATGGCGGGTATCAGTACACATATTTTAAATGCATCACTGGGTCAGCCTGCGACAAAGGTTCTGGTGAAATTACTGCAACAAGTGGATCAGAACTATATGTTATTGGACCAACAATATACTGATGCAGATGGCCGTATTAAAACATTTAATATCGAGGTATTTGCGCAAAGCAATTATCAATTAATTTTTGAAGTTGCCGATTATTTTCAAGCTTTAAATACCGAAAGTTTTTATCCACGTGTATGTATTGATTTTAAGGTCGCTGATATTCAACAGCACTATCACGTGCCTTTATTAATCAGTCCTTTTTCATATTCAACCTATCGTGGCAGCTAA
- a CDS encoding FadR/GntR family transcriptional regulator, whose translation MNPQAMLNGKSSQVTEQAVEVIHQRIQQNTYAVGSTLPSQRDLALQLGISRASLREALTRLAALGLLEIKAGKGVYVISQHSQAAEQWDGEHRVSLKDFYQLRYVLEGFCALLACEYLTEADKSTLQQHYQSLANAIKQQNWQAASEFDYVFHQHIIELSHNQSIIQTLKMHTEWIKKSQILPFVQPNLAFKTIQEHELILQALFNQDAVAAEKAMQAHIIGAAQRAGVYFSRHEKV comes from the coding sequence ATGAATCCACAGGCGATGCTTAATGGAAAATCATCTCAGGTGACTGAGCAAGCGGTGGAAGTGATTCATCAACGCATTCAACAAAATACGTATGCAGTCGGTTCTACCTTACCCTCGCAACGTGATCTTGCCCTCCAGTTGGGAATCAGCCGCGCTTCTTTACGTGAGGCATTAACCCGTCTTGCCGCTTTAGGCTTATTGGAAATCAAGGCAGGTAAAGGGGTTTATGTAATTTCACAGCATAGCCAAGCGGCAGAACAATGGGATGGTGAACACCGTGTTTCACTTAAAGATTTCTATCAATTACGTTATGTACTGGAAGGTTTCTGTGCCCTGCTGGCCTGTGAGTACTTAACCGAAGCGGATAAGTCGACCCTGCAACAACACTACCAGTCTCTTGCCAATGCAATCAAACAACAGAACTGGCAGGCAGCTTCTGAATTCGATTATGTATTTCATCAACATATTATTGAACTCAGCCATAATCAATCAATTATTCAAACACTTAAAATGCATACCGAATGGATTAAAAAAAGCCAGATTCTGCCTTTTGTTCAACCTAATCTGGCATTTAAAACCATTCAGGAACATGAATTAATTCTGCAAGCCTTATTTAATCAAGATGCAGTTGCAGCTGAAAAAGCCATGCAAGCGCATATTATTGGTGCTGCGCAACGAGCGGGTGTGTACTTTTCTCGGCATGAGAAGGTTTAA
- a CDS encoding 8-oxoguanine deaminase: MMASLNSRSRIWIKQPLAIFTANQLDASNGLVIENNKIVEVLAKDQQPSLPCDDIFDAKDLVVIPGLVNSHHHFYQTLTRAWTPVVNLPLFPWLVNLYPVWARLNPEQLHVATQVALAELLLSGCTFAADHHYLFPQQLTDAIDIQVNAAQQLGMRVMLTRGSMSLGQEQGGLPPQHTVQSMEVILRDSERLVQKYHQRGDNGMVNIALAPCSPFSVTQEIMRESAQLAQRLDVRLHTHLAETLDEESFCLEKFGMRTVDYLEHVGWLNERTWLAHGIHFNADEIQRLGQAGVGICHCPHSNMRLASGICPTLDLMQAGAKVGLGVDGSASGDASNLILEVRQAMYLQRLRYGAEQITPELALHWGTHGSAQLLGRGEHLGQFAPDYQADLACYKLDELKFSGSHDPIAALLLCGADKAEHVMVAGQWQVKHGEIQGLDLEQLKAKHRAAAKALLAA; this comes from the coding sequence ATGATGGCCAGCTTAAATAGCCGTTCAAGAATCTGGATTAAACAACCACTCGCAATTTTTACCGCAAATCAACTCGACGCGAGTAATGGCTTGGTGATTGAAAATAATAAAATTGTCGAGGTTTTGGCAAAGGATCAGCAACCCAGTCTGCCATGTGATGACATATTCGATGCCAAAGACTTGGTGGTGATTCCTGGGTTGGTGAATAGCCACCATCATTTTTATCAAACCTTGACGCGGGCTTGGACTCCTGTGGTTAATCTACCTTTATTTCCATGGTTGGTTAATCTGTATCCGGTATGGGCACGTCTCAATCCAGAGCAGTTACATGTGGCGACCCAAGTGGCTTTGGCGGAGTTGTTATTATCGGGCTGTACCTTTGCCGCGGATCATCATTATTTATTCCCGCAACAGTTGACCGATGCGATTGATATTCAAGTCAATGCGGCGCAACAATTGGGAATGCGGGTGATGTTAACTCGTGGTTCGATGAGTCTCGGACAAGAACAGGGTGGGTTGCCGCCACAGCACACCGTACAAAGCATGGAGGTCATTTTAAGGGACAGTGAACGCTTGGTGCAGAAATATCATCAACGCGGGGATAACGGTATGGTTAATATTGCCTTGGCCCCATGCTCACCTTTTTCGGTCACACAGGAGATTATGCGAGAAAGCGCGCAACTTGCCCAAAGACTGGATGTTAGATTGCATACACACCTTGCAGAAACCTTGGATGAGGAAAGCTTCTGTCTGGAAAAGTTTGGTATGCGTACGGTAGATTATTTAGAACATGTGGGTTGGCTAAATGAACGGACTTGGCTGGCGCATGGTATTCATTTTAATGCAGATGAAATTCAGCGTTTAGGGCAGGCTGGAGTAGGGATTTGTCATTGTCCACATTCAAATATGCGCCTCGCTTCAGGGATTTGCCCAACCCTCGATTTAATGCAGGCAGGTGCCAAGGTGGGTTTGGGCGTTGATGGCTCTGCCTCTGGAGATGCTTCAAATTTAATTCTGGAAGTTCGTCAAGCCATGTATTTACAGCGTTTAAGATATGGTGCTGAACAGATTACTCCTGAGTTGGCCTTGCATTGGGGAACTCATGGTTCCGCACAGCTATTAGGGCGTGGAGAGCATTTAGGACAATTTGCACCTGATTATCAGGCCGATTTAGCCTGTTATAAGCTCGATGAATTGAAATTCTCAGGCAGTCATGACCCGATTGCAGCCTTACTCTTATGTGGTGCGGATAAAGCGGAACATGTAATGGTTGCAGGCCAGTGGCAAGTCAAACATGGCGAGATTCAAGGGCTTGACTTAGAACAACTGAAGGCAAAACATCGTGCCGCAGCAAAAGCCTTATTGGCGGCTTAA
- a CDS encoding ABC transporter ATP-binding protein → MNSALPVDTPIHESSTFITPMIMARGVEKTYPNGTNALQRLDLNIARGEIVSLLGPSGCGKSTLLKMFADLEQPSAGLVRWNGKAEIQSQCKMAMVFQEATLMPWANIEDNVRLPLDLQHIAKSTSTPKVQAALKAVGLEKFSTAYPRELSGGMQMRASLARALVTEPDLLLMDEPFGALDEFTRHKLDSDIRQLWSERDLTVVFVTHSIYEAVYLSSRVIVMGARPGRVVADLKIKGPYQRDESFRSSDIFIQQCSHLSQLLAEASGGRAHD, encoded by the coding sequence ATGAATTCTGCTTTACCAGTTGATACGCCAATACATGAATCTTCAACCTTTATCACGCCGATGATTATGGCCAGAGGAGTTGAAAAAACCTATCCCAATGGGACCAATGCCTTACAGCGACTAGATTTAAACATTGCCCGTGGTGAAATTGTTTCATTACTAGGGCCATCAGGCTGCGGTAAAAGTACCTTGCTCAAAATGTTTGCTGATCTGGAACAACCTTCTGCAGGTTTGGTGCGCTGGAATGGTAAGGCTGAAATACAATCTCAATGCAAAATGGCCATGGTATTTCAAGAAGCAACGCTAATGCCCTGGGCCAATATCGAAGACAATGTACGTTTACCTTTGGATTTACAGCATATTGCCAAATCAACCAGTACGCCCAAAGTCCAAGCTGCTTTAAAAGCCGTTGGTTTGGAAAAATTCAGCACCGCTTATCCACGTGAACTTTCGGGTGGCATGCAAATGCGTGCCTCTTTGGCCAGAGCCTTGGTAACTGAACCTGATTTATTGTTAATGGATGAACCTTTTGGGGCATTGGATGAATTTACCCGTCATAAACTCGACAGTGATATCCGTCAATTATGGTCAGAACGAGATTTAACGGTGGTGTTTGTCACGCATAGTATTTATGAAGCGGTGTATCTGTCTTCACGAGTTATTGTGATGGGGGCACGACCAGGGCGCGTAGTGGCAGATCTGAAGATTAAAGGGCCTTATCAACGTGATGAGTCTTTCCGAAGCTCAGACATTTTTATTCAACAATGTTCGCATCTATCACAATTATTAGCTGAGGCAAGCGGAGGACGTGCTCATGATTAA
- a CDS encoding ureidoglycolate lyase, whose protein sequence is MHEKNIEIRPLTQDSFAAFGDVIEKSNKDFIPINQGLTERYHALSLAQVSGDQVAVGMSIFHNLFATPIPFHIEMLERHPYGSQSFIPLQQQQFIVVVALPFDQTGPDEQRIQAFISNGQQGVTYHQGVWHHPLITLEADSDFLVVDRIGGGSNCDVHHLSQPCWITEALVQSEIVNL, encoded by the coding sequence ATGCATGAAAAAAATATTGAAATTCGGCCTTTAACTCAAGACAGTTTTGCTGCTTTTGGGGATGTGATTGAAAAGAGTAACAAAGACTTTATTCCGATTAATCAGGGACTCACTGAACGCTATCATGCCTTATCTCTGGCGCAAGTGTCAGGCGATCAAGTTGCTGTAGGGATGAGCATTTTTCATAATCTATTTGCAACTCCCATTCCATTTCATATTGAGATGTTAGAACGACATCCTTATGGTTCACAGTCTTTTATTCCATTGCAGCAACAGCAGTTTATTGTTGTTGTGGCGTTGCCATTTGATCAAACAGGACCTGATGAACAACGGATTCAAGCTTTTATCAGCAATGGGCAGCAGGGAGTTACCTACCATCAAGGGGTATGGCATCATCCTTTAATTACTTTGGAAGCAGATAGTGATTTTTTAGTTGTTGATCGTATTGGTGGTGGCAGTAATTGTGATGTCCATCATTTATCTCAACCGTGCTGGATCACTGAAGCTTTAGTACAGTCAGAGATCGTCAATTTGTAA
- a CDS encoding DUF2004 domain-containing protein, which produces MNKIDHSYFGALNTDAISHDYADVVWHKEFSLTRDNVQAKLWATSDKPMDAHRLDAFASRLKHLSELDMTARQQIGRYLEADRDFIEFHLIEIPEQIPHHDWSFIKTLMPFGDVTTVNIADFVLAMRLQNISLYVCQPDLWLSDGVEEYTIVMDYVFSPEVSDQILAVKFTETGEFVTVSWES; this is translated from the coding sequence ATGAACAAAATTGATCATTCTTATTTTGGTGCATTGAATACGGATGCGATCAGTCACGATTATGCTGATGTTGTATGGCATAAGGAGTTTTCACTGACTAGAGATAATGTCCAAGCAAAACTTTGGGCAACATCCGACAAACCTATGGACGCACATCGACTGGATGCCTTTGCCAGTCGTTTGAAGCATTTATCTGAACTTGACATGACTGCTCGTCAACAAATTGGCAGATACCTCGAAGCGGATCGGGATTTTATTGAGTTTCATTTAATAGAAATTCCTGAGCAAATACCTCATCATGATTGGTCATTTATCAAAACACTTATGCCATTTGGTGATGTTACGACTGTAAATATTGCTGATTTTGTGTTGGCGATGCGACTGCAAAACATATCATTATATGTATGCCAACCTGATTTATGGTTAAGTGATGGTGTGGAGGAGTACACCATAGTCATGGACTATGTGTTTAGCCCTGAGGTTAGCGATCAAATTCTTGCTGTTAAATTCACGGAGACTGGTGAATTTGTCACGGTGAGTTGGGAAAGCTGA
- a CDS encoding ABC transporter substrate-binding protein — protein sequence MNIQHYVGKGRRTVIVGALLGLGTVLSSTSFAADKLVLQTTWFAQAEQGGYYQALAQGIYKKYGLDVDIKIGGPQVNNMTLLLSKRADIIINYDLQVLKGIESNFPIKAVAAPFQFDPQGVLTHSDVKSLADLKGKTILVSTSGQASWWPWLKGKYKLDAAQARPYTFNMQPFLAGKNVVQQAYATSEVFQAKKAEPSSNFFLFADAGYPAYGGILVTRNDVIQNKPDVLRRFVQASMEGWKNYLADPRLGNSIIKKENPNMNDELLTFAVGQMRKLKLIDGGDAKTQGIGVMTDVRWKATRDFMVNAGLLKAQTNWKTAYTTQFVKAAK from the coding sequence ATGAATATTCAGCACTATGTGGGCAAAGGGCGACGTACTGTTATCGTGGGCGCGTTATTGGGGCTAGGTACAGTTCTGAGCTCAACCAGTTTTGCAGCCGATAAACTGGTTTTACAAACCACTTGGTTTGCACAAGCCGAACAAGGAGGATATTACCAAGCACTGGCACAAGGAATTTATAAAAAATACGGGCTTGATGTCGATATTAAAATCGGTGGGCCACAGGTCAATAACATGACCTTATTATTATCAAAACGTGCCGATATTATTATTAATTATGACCTACAGGTTTTAAAAGGCATCGAAAGTAATTTTCCCATCAAAGCGGTGGCTGCACCATTTCAGTTTGATCCACAAGGCGTGTTAACTCACAGCGATGTAAAGTCTTTGGCCGATCTGAAAGGCAAAACCATTCTAGTCTCGACCAGCGGACAAGCAAGCTGGTGGCCGTGGTTAAAAGGCAAATACAAATTAGATGCCGCACAGGCACGCCCTTATACCTTCAATATGCAGCCATTCCTAGCAGGTAAAAATGTAGTCCAGCAAGCCTATGCCACCTCAGAAGTGTTTCAGGCGAAAAAAGCAGAACCTTCGAGTAATTTCTTTTTATTTGCTGATGCAGGTTATCCAGCTTATGGCGGTATTTTAGTGACTCGCAATGATGTCATTCAAAATAAACCTGATGTGCTGCGCCGTTTTGTTCAAGCATCGATGGAAGGATGGAAAAACTATTTAGCTGATCCACGTTTGGGCAATAGCATCATTAAAAAAGAAAACCCGAATATGAATGATGAACTACTGACTTTTGCAGTCGGGCAAATGCGCAAATTAAAACTGATTGATGGTGGCGATGCCAAGACCCAAGGCATTGGCGTCATGACAGATGTACGTTGGAAAGCAACCCGAGATTTTATGGTGAATGCAGGTTTACTCAAAGCTCAAACCAATTGGAAAACCGCTTATACCACGCAGTTTGTTAAAGCTGCCAAATAA
- a CDS encoding DMP19 family protein, with protein MQQLNKIVVSKKAFESSDSFRLIESNISVVNVLREEGIDIESIHPDAMSSFYVDFYLAQYNNGNFSQFVWNTQWSPELNVEISNSLKKIGAEKHLHLFVQQCEKVDNLPDGELEKYINSEYFGPNLIRDALKNDAFYDLNKTENLTLLNGQWLRNHRDLLVLEIDQIFDEIEKFLGRKIQREY; from the coding sequence ATGCAGCAGTTAAACAAAATTGTTGTCTCAAAAAAAGCCTTTGAGAGTAGTGACTCTTTTAGACTGATTGAATCTAATATTTCAGTAGTGAATGTATTGAGAGAAGAAGGTATTGATATAGAGTCTATCCACCCCGATGCTATGAGCAGTTTCTACGTAGATTTTTATTTGGCTCAATACAACAATGGTAATTTTTCACAGTTTGTATGGAACACACAATGGTCGCCAGAGTTAAATGTGGAAATCAGCAATAGCCTTAAAAAAATAGGCGCAGAGAAGCATTTGCACTTGTTTGTTCAACAATGTGAAAAAGTAGACAACCTACCCGATGGTGAACTGGAAAAATATATTAACAGCGAATATTTTGGTCCTAACCTAATCAGAGATGCACTTAAAAATGATGCGTTTTATGATTTAAATAAGACTGAAAATTTAACCCTGTTAAATGGGCAATGGCTAAGAAACCACCGCGATTTGCTGGTGCTTGAAATTGACCAAATTTTTGATGAAATAGAAAAGTTTTTAGGACGAAAAATCCAGCGTGAATATTAA
- a CDS encoding isopenicillin N synthase family dioxygenase, translating to MNSANMTALAEHDYSLEELQKEARMGALGQETFEREVRVIDLSDFEQRKYEIAEQLWAAATDIGFFQVSHHGIPFEQIQTAFDMTQQFFDLPEPVKARYPLHRNAGWESKAQVRPSTSTPDQKESYQITRPRMAGLYPTEQELPDFKNTMLEFEQACWHVGMKILSCFAYKLGFADNFFSLAHDPEQDSYQSTLRMLHYYAIDPALKDQLGLWRAGAHTDFDCLTLLFQRNGQGGLQVCPGKDMEQQQWTSIEPRDDVITCNIGDMLMRWSDDQLPSNFHRVKNPEADEYQGPRYSLAFFCQANEDVLIESPQKKYPAITAKEYLKQRISANFKGKY from the coding sequence ATGAATAGCGCCAATATGACTGCATTAGCTGAACATGACTACAGCTTAGAAGAACTGCAAAAAGAAGCGCGTATGGGAGCTTTGGGTCAAGAAACTTTTGAACGAGAAGTTCGAGTAATTGATTTATCTGACTTCGAACAACGCAAATATGAAATTGCGGAGCAACTCTGGGCGGCTGCCACTGATATTGGTTTTTTTCAGGTCTCGCATCACGGTATTCCATTTGAGCAGATTCAAACTGCATTTGACATGACACAACAATTTTTTGATCTGCCAGAACCGGTCAAAGCACGCTACCCACTCCATCGAAATGCAGGTTGGGAAAGCAAAGCTCAAGTTCGTCCATCAACCAGTACCCCAGACCAGAAAGAATCCTACCAAATCACTCGTCCACGTATGGCTGGGCTTTATCCAACCGAGCAAGAGCTACCTGATTTTAAAAATACCATGCTTGAATTTGAACAGGCCTGTTGGCACGTGGGTATGAAAATACTCTCCTGCTTTGCTTATAAACTGGGTTTTGCCGATAATTTCTTTAGTCTTGCCCACGATCCTGAACAAGACAGCTATCAAAGTACTTTAAGAATGTTGCATTACTATGCCATTGATCCTGCTTTAAAAGATCAATTGGGTCTTTGGCGTGCAGGCGCACATACCGATTTTGATTGTTTAACCTTATTGTTTCAACGTAACGGTCAAGGTGGTCTGCAAGTCTGTCCAGGTAAAGATATGGAACAGCAACAATGGACCAGTATCGAACCACGAGATGATGTGATCACTTGTAATATCGGCGATATGTTAATGCGTTGGAGTGATGATCAATTACCTTCTAATTTCCACCGAGTCAAAAATCCAGAAGCAGATGAATATCAAGGGCCGCGTTATAGTCTGGCATTCTTCTGCCAAGCCAATGAAGATGTGCTGATTGAAAGCCCACAAAAGAAATATCCAGCAATTACAGCCAAAGAATATCTAAAACAACGCATCAGTGCGAATTTTAAAGGGAAATACTAA
- the alc gene encoding allantoicase, which translates to MTVHVAKTVALPTHLQAFTNLADARIGATIVSCSDEFFAEAARMLQSTPAQFIEGKYDDNGKWMDGWETRRKRESGYDWCIVRLGATGVVSGFDIDTSFFTGNYPASASIEGCYAPDNQLEGITWTALLENSVLSPDQHHFFDCAAQKITHIRINIFPDGGIARLRVYGRVLLENVDTTQQMDLIGLKNGGRIVAFSDAHFGHPNNLLSPDRGLNMGDGWETKRRRAPGFDWCIIALGQTGQIEKIDVDTAYFKGNFPAFCSIQAAYVEDATDAQLIPQSMFWPFLLEQQPLTMDNIHEYVAEVLQHQKVNYIRVNMIPDGGISRIRLWGKVVE; encoded by the coding sequence ATGACAGTGCATGTTGCTAAAACCGTAGCTTTACCGACCCATTTGCAGGCGTTCACCAATCTTGCTGATGCCAGAATTGGTGCAACTATCGTAAGTTGTTCCGATGAGTTTTTTGCAGAAGCGGCAAGAATGTTGCAAAGCACACCCGCTCAATTCATTGAAGGAAAATATGATGACAATGGTAAATGGATGGATGGATGGGAAACGCGGCGTAAACGTGAGTCCGGTTATGATTGGTGCATTGTTCGTCTAGGTGCAACAGGGGTTGTATCTGGATTTGATATTGATACCTCATTTTTCACAGGCAATTATCCAGCCTCTGCTTCTATTGAGGGCTGCTATGCACCAGATAATCAATTGGAAGGTATCACATGGACTGCTTTATTGGAAAACTCGGTTTTATCTCCAGACCAGCATCATTTTTTTGACTGTGCTGCACAGAAAATTACCCATATTCGCATTAATATTTTCCCTGATGGCGGTATTGCACGTTTAAGAGTCTATGGCCGTGTGCTGCTCGAAAATGTCGATACAACCCAGCAGATGGATTTGATTGGTTTAAAAAATGGCGGGCGTATTGTGGCCTTTAGCGATGCGCATTTTGGCCATCCGAATAATCTGCTCAGCCCTGATCGTGGTTTAAATATGGGCGATGGTTGGGAGACCAAACGTCGTCGTGCCCCTGGTTTTGATTGGTGCATTATTGCTTTGGGTCAAACCGGGCAGATTGAAAAAATTGACGTCGATACCGCGTATTTTAAAGGCAATTTTCCTGCATTTTGTTCGATTCAAGCTGCTTATGTTGAAGATGCGACCGATGCACAACTTATTCCGCAGAGTATGTTCTGGCCTTTTTTATTGGAACAGCAGCCTTTGACGATGGACAATATTCATGAATATGTTGCAGAAGTGCTTCAGCATCAAAAAGTGAATTATATCCGCGTCAATATGATTCCTGATGGCGGGATTAGTCGGATTCGTTTATGGGGGAAAGTAGTTGAATAA
- the hpxO gene encoding FAD-dependent urate hydroxylase HpxO, producing the protein MNIAIVGAGMGGLTAGIALKKFGHQVTIYEQAAEILPVGAAISLWSNGVKCLNYLGLTDQIQALGGQMESLAYVDGLSQQTMTQFSLSPLYKEVGQRAYPVARADLQQLLMQQFGLADIKLGMKMIEIESHQDDVTLHFQDGSQITADLLIGADGTHSLTRKFVLGYQVERRYAGYVNWNGLVDIDEAIAPAMQWTTYIGEGKRVSLMPVALNRFYFFFDVPLAAGLENQREQYKQDLKFHFSGWCEPVQKLIERLDAQKTNRVEIHDIEPFMNFYKGRVVLLGDAAHSTTPDIGQGGCQAMEDAIYLARALQINTFGLEDALARYQNKRNDRTKEMVLRARKRCDITHMKDPQVTEEWYQSLYQEQGSHIMQGIISNIIGNPLD; encoded by the coding sequence ATGAATATTGCGATTGTAGGTGCAGGTATGGGCGGTTTGACTGCTGGTATCGCTTTAAAAAAATTTGGTCATCAGGTCACGATCTATGAACAAGCAGCGGAAATCTTACCCGTCGGTGCAGCCATTTCACTTTGGTCAAATGGGGTAAAGTGCCTCAACTATCTGGGCTTAACCGATCAAATTCAGGCGCTTGGTGGACAAATGGAGTCTCTGGCTTATGTGGATGGACTGAGCCAGCAAACCATGACTCAATTTAGCTTATCACCTTTATATAAAGAAGTTGGGCAACGTGCCTACCCTGTCGCCCGAGCAGATCTACAACAATTACTCATGCAGCAATTTGGTCTGGCAGATATCAAACTGGGCATGAAAATGATCGAGATTGAAAGCCATCAAGATGATGTTACCCTTCATTTTCAAGATGGCTCACAAATTACAGCTGATTTGTTGATTGGTGCAGATGGCACACACTCTCTCACTCGAAAATTTGTCCTCGGTTATCAGGTAGAACGCCGCTATGCCGGTTATGTGAATTGGAACGGTTTGGTCGATATAGATGAAGCGATTGCGCCTGCCATGCAATGGACGACGTATATCGGTGAAGGTAAGCGTGTCTCACTGATGCCCGTTGCCCTAAATCGTTTCTATTTTTTCTTTGATGTGCCGTTAGCGGCTGGATTGGAAAATCAGCGTGAGCAGTACAAGCAAGACCTGAAATTCCATTTCAGTGGCTGGTGTGAACCTGTACAAAAACTGATTGAACGTTTAGATGCGCAAAAAACCAATCGTGTCGAAATCCACGATATTGAACCATTTATGAATTTTTATAAGGGACGAGTGGTGCTATTAGGTGATGCAGCACATAGCACTACGCCTGATATCGGACAAGGCGGCTGCCAAGCCATGGAGGATGCGATTTATCTCGCCCGTGCCCTACAAATTAACACCTTTGGTTTAGAGGATGCATTGGCACGTTATCAAAACAAGCGCAATGATCGTACCAAAGAAATGGTACTTCGGGCACGTAAACGTTGCGATATCACCCATATGAAAGATCCACAAGTGACTGAAGAATGGTATCAATCTCTGTATCAAGAACAAGGTTCACATATCATGCAAGGCATCATCAGTAATATTATTGGCAATCCACTCGATTAA